One window of Triticum dicoccoides isolate Atlit2015 ecotype Zavitan chromosome 5A, WEW_v2.0, whole genome shotgun sequence genomic DNA carries:
- the LOC119303230 gene encoding TIP41-like protein has product MAAAAAWDGPTAGELKAAGAEAIPGGVRVKGWVIQSHKGPILNSASVSLFEDKLQTTHLPEMVFGESFVSIQNAQTGVKLHFNALDALKAWKQEALPPVQVPAAAKWKFRSNPADQVVLDYDYTFTTPYCGSDVVLNQDATQTTLDECSNLCWEDTDDRIDLVALSAKEPILFYDEVILYEDELADSGISFLTARVRVMPTGWFLLLRFWLRVDGALMRLRDTRLHCSFGSKEANPVVLRELCWREATFAAMSAEGYPSDSAAYADPNLVARKLPVVMQKTQKLKIPS; this is encoded by the exons atggctgcggcggcggcgtgggacGGCCCAACGGCGGGCGAGCTGAAAGCGGCCGGCGCGGAGGCGATTCCGGGCGGCGTGCGGGTGAAGGGGTGGGTCATCCAGTCCCACAAGGGGCCCATCCTCAACTCCGCATCTGTGAGCCT ATTTGAAGATAAACTTCAGACGACACATTTACCTGAGATGGTGTTTGGAGAGAGTTTTGTGTCTATTCAGAATGCTCAAACTGGCGTCAAATTACATTTCAATGCGCTTGATGCTCTCAAGGCATGGAAACAAGAGGCATTGCCACCTGTTCAAGTTCCTGCTGCAGCAAAATGGAAATTCAGAAG TAATCCTGCTGATCAAGTGGTACTTGACTATGACTATACATTCACGACACCATACTGTGGGAGTGATGTGGTTCTGAACCAAGACGCT ACGCAAACAACTTTAGATGAATGTAGCAATTTGTGTTGGGAGGACACTGATGACAGGATCGACCTTGTTGCCCTTTCTGCAAAAGAACCAATTCTTTTCTACGATGAG GTTATCTTGTATGAAGATGAGCTAGCTGATAGTGGTATTTCATTCCTTACAGCGCGAGTG AGGGTGATGCCAACCGGTTGGTTTCTGCTCTTACGCTTTTGG CTTAGGGTTGATGGTGCGCTGATGAGATTGAGGGATACCCGTTTACATTGTTCTTTTGGAAGTAAGGAAGCAAACCCGGTTGTACTGCGTGAACTTTGCTGGAGAGAAGCAACATTTGCTGCCATGTCTGCG GAGGGGTATCCTTCCGATTCTGCGGCATACGCAGACCCGAATCTTGTCGCCCGCAAGCTGCCCGTGGTGATGCAGAAGACCCAGAAGCTGAAGATACCCAGTTAA
- the LOC119303229 gene encoding cytochrome P450 81Q32-like — translation MEKAYIAILSFAFLFLLHYILGKVSNGRRSKGPVHLPPSPRAIPFLGHLHLLEKPFHAALCGLAKRLGPVFSLRLGSRRAVVVSSAECARECFTEHDVIFANRPQLPSQLLVSFDGIALSTSSYGPHWRNLRRVAAVQLLSAHRVACMSGVIEGEVRAMARRLFRASVASPGGAARVELKRRLFELSLSVLMETIAQTKGTRSEADADTDMSVEAQEFKKVVDEIIPHIGAANLWDYLPVLRWFDVFGVRNKILAAVSRRDAFMLRLIDAERRRLEDGGAEGDKKSMIAVLLTLQKTEPEVYTDTMITALCANLFGAGTETTSTTTEWAMSLLLNHPAALRKAQAEIDVAVGTSRLLTADDVPRLAYLQCIVSETLRLYPAAPMLLPHQSSADCKVGGYNVPSGTMLMVNAYAIHRDPAAWERPLEFVPERFEDGKAEGRFMIPFGMGRRRCPGETLALRTIGMVLATLVQCFDWERVDGAEVDMTEGGGLTIPKAVPLEAVCRPRPAMRDVLQSL, via the exons ATGGAGAAGGCATACATTGCCATCCTCTCCTTCGCCTTCCTCTTCCTGCTCCACTACATTCTAGGCAAGGTCAGCAATGGCAGGCGCAGCAAGGGCCCCGTCCATCTGCCGCCGAGCCCCCGGGCCATCCCATTCCTCGGCCACCTCCACCTCCTGGAGAAGCCGTTCCACGCCGCTCTGTGCGGCCTCGCCAAGCGCCTCGGCCCGGTCTTCTCGCTGCGCCTCGGCTCGCGCCGCGCCGTGGTCGTCTCCTCGGCGGAGTGCGCCAGGGAGTGCTTCACGGAGCACGACGTGATCTTCGCCAACCGGCCCCAGCTCCCCTCGCAGCTGCTCGTGTCCTTCGACGGCATCGCGCTCTCCACGTCCAGCTACGGCCCGCACTGGCGCAACCTCCGCCGCGTCGCCGCCGTGCAGCTGCTCTCTGCGCACCGCGTCGCCTGCATGTCGGGCGTGATCGAGGGCGAGGTGCGCGCCATGGCGCGCCGGCTTTTCCGGGCCTCCGTGGCGTCCCCCGGCGGCGCCGCGCGGGTCGAGCTGAAGCGGAGGCTCTTTGAGCTCTCCCTCAGCGTGCTCATGGAGACCATCGCCCAGACCAAGGGGACCCGGTCGGAGGCCGACGCCGACACGGACATGTCCGTGGAGGCCCAGGAGTTCAAGAAGGTGGTGGACGAGATCATCCCGCACATCGGCGCCGCCAACCTGTGGGACTACCTGCCAGTGCTGCGGTGGTTCGACGTGTTCGGAGTGAGGAACAAGATCCTTGCCGCGGTGAGCAGGAGGGACGCCTTCATGCTGCGTCTCATCGACGCCGAGCGCCGGAGGCTTGAAGACGGCGGCGCCGAAGGCGACAAGAAGAGCATGATCGCCGTGTTGCTCACTCTGCAGAAGACGGAGCCGGAGGTGTACACCGATACTATGATCACGGCTCTCTGTGCG AATTTGTTTGGGGCTGGGACGGAGACCACGTCGACGACGACGGAGTGGGCGATGTCGCTGCTGCTGAACCACCCGGCGGCGCTGAGGAAGGCGCAGGCCGAGATCGATGTGGCCGTGGGGACCTCCCGGCTGTTGACCGCCGACGACGTGCCGCGGCTCGCCTACCTGCAGTGCATCGTGAGCGAGACGCTGCGGCTGTACCCGGCGGCGCCGATGCTGCTGCCGCACCAGTCGTCCGCGGACTGCAAGGTGGGCGGCTACAACGTGCCGAGCGGCACGATGCTGATGGTGAACGCGTACGCCATCCACCGGGACCCGGCGGCGTGGGAGCGGCCGCTGGAGTTCGTCCCGGAGCGGTTCGAGGACGGGAAGGCGGAGGGGCGGTTCATGATCCCGTTCGGGATGGGCCGGCGGCGGTGCCCCGGGGAGACGCTGGCGCTGCGGACCATCGGCATGGTGCTGGCCACGCTGGTGCAGTGCTTcgactgggagcgcgtcgacggCGCGGAGGTGGACATGACGGAGGGCGGCGGGCTCACCATCCCCAAGGCCGTGCCTCTCGAGGCCGTGTGCAGGCCGCGCCCGGCCATGCGCGACGTGCTTCAGAGCCTCTGA